The sequence GTCACTTATCAATCCACCAGTTATCAAAATCGATTCGGACCAGATACCACAAACTGATTATCAAAAAAATAATAATCAACACATAAATCAAATAACGTGTTGACGAAATGAAAAACATCATATAAGAATACGAACATCACTTCAACAGCAACCCATAACCAAGGAAAACAGAATGGGCGCAAAACATAATGAAAGGATTTTTTATTCAAATGACCAACGTAGTTTCTCTCGACATCGCACGTTTTAAAAAAGCAATTTCCATTTTTGACATTAAGTCAGTTGATATCGACGCAATTGACAATCTGATTTCGGCTTACAAAGATTTCGAAGACAAGATCACCGGTAAGACAGAAAATACAGATGTTGTAGAAACACCGGTTTCAGAAGAACACAACAACGTTGTCCCGTTCGAAAAACCACCTGTTGAAAACACCACTAACAATGATGATCAACAGAAGACATCACCGACAAAGCCCCGTTTTCGTGGTTCCCGTAAGTTCGGTGTTGTAGCCCTGCTATCCTCTACAAAGACCGATAACCTTACCGTTCTGACATATGACGGTAACTTGTTTGCGTCTCTGGAAGACCTGCGCGGTAACGAACAAATGGCAATCGTACCGCACACCCCTCGCCTTTCCAAAAAGTACCCACTGCGCTCTACTGTAGAACCGTCAACGGCTGATCACATCGTGAACCGTTCGAAGGCTTGGTGGGTAGTAGGCAACGAAGTTTTCGTACACGCCGATATCGAAGCACAGGGTGACTGGTTCCGCCGTCACAATGATGAATTCGTAGAAATGGGCTTTGGTGAAATTATCACCTCTGCCAAGAGGACTGACGGCTTTACCCATAAGACTCATCTGCTGAGCGCAATCGGTGGCGAACGTCCTACAAACATCTTCAAAACAACACTCGATACAAACACCATCAACCTTATGAAGAAGCACGGACGCGGATATCATCGCGACACCACCTTTGATGTTGACGACCTGCGCACGGTAGTTTGTGCCGAAAAGGAGGCGAAGATGGCAGCGGCTTAATCAAAACGAATATGAATTTATTGGTTTAAACAAAAACAGAAAAGGAATTTTAAAATGGAAAATACCGAATTAAGAAATATTTTTGGTTATCTGCATAATACGAAAGGTCCATCCGTAATATCGGAACAAGGGAGATGTTTCGAATGGTATAAAAATGGAAAAATTCACAGGGATAACGGACCAGCAGTAACCAGAACAAACGAATACAAAGAAATCCATATGTTTTGGTTTGTTGATGGAAAACAAAAAGCAAGCATTGTTTTTAATGATCCTCGACACGATTTTGACGTAACGGTCAAGAACGGGTGCAGCAAGTCGTTTGTTAGTACAATCGATGAAAACGGAAAGTCGGCATCGAGGTTTTTCGACACCGCCATCGTCGTTCATTTGGCGCACCTATTTTTTCCAGAAATGGTAATCCCCAAAAAGCACAAAAAGCATCTCACACAACCCGTAAGCGACTATATACCGACCGTTGATACTTTCGACTCAAACATTATTCGACTTCTTGTGGGTGCGTGATGGAAACGATCCCGCTCCAACGGATGGTTTGTTGACTGGAATCCCTAATATCCAAAAAACGGATAAAAAATTTTGGGATGACCTATACAGAAAAAAAGAAAACTGTAGGGGGGTCTTCCCCTACCCGGTGACCGGTCAAATCCCGGCCAGACAAGCCCGCCCAAGGTCATACAGGCCATCTAGGCTACTACCCTACCCTAAATCATCCAATCGCCTGTGTGGCGCTCTGTGAGCGATCTATGACGCGTTTGACTTGGATGTGAGTCCAATCGTTTCCGTTGATCGTCTTAAATCCTTTTTCGTTCAATGCTTTAGCCAATGCTCTATTCGATAGGCTTTGATAATCAGGTATCGTTTGAATGATCTGATACAGGCTATCAGCGGATGCTTTGCCCTTGGCGATCACGCCAGCCATTACGTTAGGATTGTGCACGCCGAGTTTGACACCACGCGCCTTTGCAGCAGCAAGGGAAACGGTTGTACGTTCGGATGCCATACGCGCTTCGTGTTCGGCAATCATCGCCAACAATTGAACCATAAGCGTATTCGCATTGGGAATATCAACGGCTTGGAATGATGCCTTACTTTCCTGCAATCCTGTGATGAAATGCAGATTACGTGCAAGCCTATCCAACTTGGCTATCAGGAGCGTTGCACCAATCGTCTTAGCGTGAGCCAAAGCCTTAGCCAGTTCAGGCCGGTCATTACGCTTGCCGGACTCTATCTCGGTGTATTCGGCCACGATCTTGTCAGACGCTTGTAGAAAGCCCTGTACGGCCTTCTGTTGCGCCTCTAAGCCTAATCCGCTCTGGCCTTGGCGTTGGGTGGATACTCGGTAATAAGCGATGTAATCAGTCATAGGAATATGTTCTTCTATCAACATTTCAACGTGGAACATTCTAACGTCCGTTACTTTGTTCCAGAAGTCTTTTATTATGCCGATAAACGAATTAAGTCATTGACTTTGAAGGATAATTTCTTTAGAATCGACGGCCTTCAGAGTGAGGGGAATTCCCACGCAAAAAAGGAAAAAAGAAAAGAATTTTGTATTTTTTCTTTTCCGGATTCATAGGTCGACTCCAGAAGTCGTTGAATAATTCAAACGACGCCGCGCCTAACAGTCCCCTCGTCCAATCGAAAGACACTCACACGATGACGGATAAAGCATTTTGGGTTTACGGTGACCACGCTGGCGTCAAGGAACCTATCTACCAATCACCCGACCGCAAGAAAGCCGAACAATGGGCAAAGGATTACGCAAGAGATAATCCAGACATATACCAAGAGATTTCGATTGAGGAAGGCAGTAAGGATAAACCCGCCTACTGAGCGGGTTTCATTCGTGAGCAATACGGAACACATTCGTGCGTGTTCGTTGGGTCTCGTTCGCCTATCACCTGTAGAATCCTTCATTCTTTAGAACTACCCTTCTGTAGTCCTTAACGCTTGAATGCGACGACCGAGTATGCTCTGGGCTTTTCGACCTAATTTGATGTTCACTACGCATATATTGATACACGTAATTAACCTCATAAGTCAGTTCTGTGGAATTGGATATCTTCCTTAGCCAATCATACATATGCATTGTCATTGAATCGCTGAATATATCTGCATACTGCCTCAAATCCACGTCTTGTCCTTCGTAAACTATGGACCAGTGCGAATTGACGTCCAATATGTTCTTTATTCTGGTATTCTTTTCAATCGACCTTGTCTTTGCATATTCGCATACAAGCGGATACATCATCACCAACTCAATTGG comes from Rhizobium rhizogenes and encodes:
- a CDS encoding recombinase family protein; the encoded protein is MFHVEMLIEEHIPMTDYIAYYRVSTQRQGQSGLGLEAQQKAVQGFLQASDKIVAEYTEIESGKRNDRPELAKALAHAKTIGATLLIAKLDRLARNLHFITGLQESKASFQAVDIPNANTLMVQLLAMIAEHEARMASERTTVSLAAAKARGVKLGVHNPNVMAGVIAKGKASADSLYQIIQTIPDYQSLSNRALAKALNEKGFKTINGNDWTHIQVKRVIDRSQSATQAIG